The genomic segment CAGAGGCAGCAGGGCGatggggaggggagagagaaggGGGTGAGAGGGAAGAGGATTGGTCACatctaaaaaacagcgaccaaaattccttccaccacaaggccctgctgagccaagagctgagcccaacaaAGAGCcctctgagccagctggtcctgaggctcactgacctgagccacactgacaccagccagcctcaggacagcactgctagagcaccacaactcagactcaaccacatcacagcacagatcaaacagcaatatctcacacactgggacacacacacaaacacaacataaactggaatgccttaaatcctaaacagacaatacacactagccacATTTttagcaaaaagaaacagaccctgacgaagtacaggctcagtgaccacagcctggccatagaaactgggcgacacaggcagacctggctgcccagagagcacaggctgtgctcccactacCAGAGGGGAGAAACAGAGACAAAGAAGCACTACCTGCGACAAATGTTCTGGgattagacaaacattcttcccAAAATTgacaaatctaatcccagaattcccaaacctgccagaatcagaacagTTCCCAATCCTAgtaggagagagaggggttgaaTTGTcagcccagtgtgtgatctcctgtcacagcctgaggaatagacaatgagcatgtctctcaataataataataaaaatacagtgtgtgatctcctgtcccaacctgaggaaTAGTGAGCCTGTCTTTCAATAATAAAacggtgtgtgatctcctgtcccagcctgaggaacaggcagtgagcctgtctctcaataataatacagtgtgtaatctcctgtcacagcctgagaaacagacactgagcctgtctcgcaataataatactgtgtgtgatctcctgtcccaacctgaggaacagacagtgagcctgtctctcaataataatacagtgtgtaatctcctgtcacagcctgagaaacagacactgagcctgtctcgcaataataatactgtgtgtgatctcctgtcccaacctgaggaacagacagtgagcctgtctctcaataataataatacagtgtgtgatctcctgtcacagcctgaggaacagacagtgagcctgtctggaaataatgttttatgttgtaAAAGCCTAATAACAATGTTTTGTCGTGAATGTATGTAAATGTTCTGCTAACTGTTAGTGCTTCATTGGCACTGTATCTCATCAGTCAGGCCAGTAAGTCCCTGTTAAGTGGAGACAGAGGGAATCTCTCAAGTCTCAGTTTCTCTCTTGGAGAAATCAAGCCTAGAAATGATGTCTTCAGGTAGGAGATGTACAGACAGGTTGATGTCTGATCCTGTCATTGGTTTGGAATTTATACTGTGAAGAGATGAGAGACCGCCATCTAATGGTCTACTGGTTTACGTGCACTTCAGCACACAACGCAACTTCCTTTCTCTCCTGCACAGTCTGACCGGTGTGAACAGCTGACCGGCACAGAACTGCCCAGTCCAGTCTGACCTGTGTGAACAGCTGACCGGCATAGCACTACCCAGTCTCGTCAGACTGAGCTCCCGGAAGTGACTGGTCCAGCCCTGATCCTGACCCTGACGCTACTCCTGGGGTTTGACCAGAGGAGGTTGTCCAGTGATTCTGGAAGACCTGGTCCTACTAATATCCTGCCTTCAGAAGGGTTTCAACCACTGTACGTCTGCTAAAGTAACAAAGGAATCACCAAGTGTGTCTCTTTTAGAGGTGTCCTTTGGGGGTCCCAGGACAGTAAGCTAAAGTGAGGTGCGCCCCTGGGGGAGCCTGGCGGGATGAAGGCTCCGTGGTGCCGCTGAGCAGAAGTCCTGGAAGTCCTCTCAAGAGAGGGTGTGGTAATTAAGAGGTCAGGTAGGAGCTCACAGTACAAAGCCAGCAGTGGACACACAGGGGGAAGGAGCGGGGCAAGCGTCACTGCAGAGCAGCGAGATCCTGTCTTAAACCAGCTGTGAGACAcacccctgacctctgacccctgacctccGCCCTACGCTCCACACCGGGAACACATCCCTTGGGAGGCTTGAACCTCTGCAGGACTGCTGGGCCTCGACCCTGTTGACGGCCCTCGCGGTGCATCCCGCTGGGGCGGCTGCCCTCTGCTCTGCAGGTAACATTCCCAGAAGCACAGCACTGCTCTCCTCCAACCCCAGGGCCTTTATTATTAAtagcttaattaattaattcaactgaTTATTGTTTGGTTCGTCAAATAAATTACTAAATTGAAGGAGTATGGCCCCTCTTTCATCACAGTAGGTGAGGAAAAGTGAAATCCCAGTGAAACAACAGTGAAATCCCAGTATGGCACAGTGAAATCCAGTGAGTTTATGGTGAAGCACAGTGAATTCACGGTACAGTTGAATGGAATCCTGTGAGATTATAGTGAGGCACAGTGAAATCTCGGTAAATCACAGTGTTTTCTGAAGGATAGTTGCTGTGTTGATTGTACAATGTATCCTCTTACTGGGAGGCCAGAGCAGGCCCAGACATATACATGGTGGCTGGAATGAACTCAGGCATGAGGCATATGCTGGGTTAAGAGTATCTTTATTGCCAGTTTGTCTCACTCGCACACAGTCACCTGTGCATGCGCCGTTTCTTGGCGCAGCgagggaggggggtgggggtgagaCTGGCGTGGGAGGTGGGCTCTGGTCTCCTTCAGCTGCTGCTGGGAGCCGTGGGGGGGGCGGGCATGGCTGGCAGGGTGAAGCAGCCCTTCTTGTGCCACTGCATGTCGCGCACGCGGCGCACAGACTGGATCTGCGGCAGCGCGGCCTCCCAGTCGTTCCAGTGCTTGTATTCGCCATGCTGGAACACGAACTGGCGCCCCCTGTAGCCCGGGTACATGTAGGCCACCCACCTGCAGGAATGAAAAGGTTCATTAGACCTCCTATTTGGCCTTCTAGATATCAAAGGAGACAGAAGTCGAAGAGGTCAGTCAGACAGCATGAGAGCAGAGTGAGAGGCCAGCGAAGACACTGCAGCATCGAGTGTCGAGGAGCCAACACAACACTCACCCGGACTGTGGGGTACAGGGAGTGCAGTGTAGAAGGGTACAGTGGGGTACAGTATAGAGGGGTAGAGTGCAGTACAGGGAGTGCAGTTTAGAGGGGTAGTGTGGGGTACAGGGGAGTACAGTGTAGAGGGATACAGTGGGGTACACTATAGAAGGTTACAGTGGGGTACAGGGAGTGCAGTGCAGAGGGGTACAGTGGAGTACAGCGCACAGGGGTAGTAGGGTACAGGGAGTGCAGTGCAGAGAGGTATAGTGGGATACAGGAGAGTACAGTGTAGAGGTACAGCGGAGTGTAGAGGGGTACAGGGGAGTACAGGGAGTGCAATGTAGAGGGGTACAGTGGGGTAAGGGGGAGTACAGTGGAGAGGAGTACAGTGGGTTACAGGGGAGTACAGTGCAGAGGGGTACAGTGGGGTATAGTGTAGTTGGGGAGGTCCCAAAGGGAGAACAGGGTTCACAAGCAGGGGTACAGGATGAGGTGCAGCAGGATGGAGACAGACGGACAGGTGACTCAGGGGGTACAGTGGGGTGGGCCTTACGTTCCATTGAGTGCCTTCACACTGGCAACGCGGTCCTGGAACCCGTGCGCCCACAGGCTGGGCACGTCATCGTCCACGATCTCCATCTTGCGCCCAGCAAAGCCAGCGTTCTCGAACAGGAGGAGCTTGTGCTCTGCGCTGTCCTGGTGGAGAGACACCCACATGCATCCTTCAATACTCACTGCCTGCTCTACACGCCTGCCTGTCTctacctgtgtgtctgtgtgtgtatctctacctgtgtgtgtttatgtgtctgtgtgtctctacctgtgtgtgtctgtctgtgtgtgtctctacctgtgtgtctgtgtgtgtatctctacgtgtgtgtgtctgtgtgtgtctctacctgtgtgtctgtgtgtgcatctctacgtgtgtgtgtctgtgtgtgtctctacctgtgtgtatctgtctgtgtgtctgtgtgtgtctctacttgtgtgtgtgtgtctgtgtgtgtgtctgtgtgtgcatctctacctgtgtgtgtctgtgtgtgtctctacttgtgtgtgtctgtctgtgtgtgcatctctacctgtgtgtgtctgtgtatatctctacgtgtgtgtgtctgtctgtacctacagtatgtgtgtctgtgtgtgtttatctCTACctgagtgtgtctctgtgtgtacctgtctgtctctacCCGTGTGTCTatatttgtgtctgtctgcaggGCGGGACTCACAACTTGGAGTGGGCAAAGGGACATGATGGTATAGCTGGCCTGGCTGTTGGACCAGGTGTCCCAGCGAGGATACTCTCCCTTCTCCAGGATGAACTGCTCGCCTGCGCAGCCCTGCCGCTCGAAGCCCAGCCAGCTGAGGGGGAGAGGGGCACAGGGAGTGGCAAAGAAGGGGTAAATTACACATGGCCCCAGCACAAAACACTGACCTTGAGAGAGACCTTCAGCACACTGAGCATTATAGCACATTCACAGTGCACTGAAGCATAACACAAAGTGGCATAGTGGGTAAAGTGTACGACACTTCAATGATCACGATCAtatcaatgtattcagagagcaaatgtgcagtgaaaattggaaacaaaggaccaaattcttcacccaaggccgtgGGGTGGGAcggggctgcagcctgagcccaacactgttcaatatctatatcaacgaattagcaggaatgttggaacagtctgcagctcctggtctcacactacacagtcaatctggacaagaccagagttatggttttacagaaaagagtattaaagtattggctacacctaaaaaacagcgatcAAAATTCCTActaccacaaagccctgctgagccaagagctgagcccagctggtcctgaggctcactgacctgagccacaccgacactaaccagcatcaggacagcactgctagagcaccacaactcagactcaaccacatcacagcacagaccaaacagcaatatctcacacactgggacacacacacacaaacacaacataaactggaatgctacagaaccctaaacagacaatatacactagctgaatatttgaccaagataagaaacagcaaaagaaacaagccctgacgaagtacaggctcagtgaccacagcctggccatagaaactgggcgacacaggcagacctggctgcccagagagcaCAGGCTgcgctcccactgccagcagggagaaatagagacagaggtgcactgcACTGCGACACATATTCTGGGATTAGACAAATATTCTTCctaaatctaatcccagagttcccacacctgccaga from the Lepisosteus oculatus isolate fLepOcu1 chromosome 22, fLepOcu1.hap2, whole genome shotgun sequence genome contains:
- the crybb3 gene encoding beta-crystallin B3 — protein: MSEQQSAPEQQAAEKSQGGTGGTYKVVLFELENFQGRKAELTAECKDLGELGFEKVGSVLVESGPWLGFERQGCAGEQFILEKGEYPRWDTWSNSQASYTIMSLCPLQVDSAEHKLLLFENAGFAGRKMEIVDDDVPSLWAHGFQDRVASVKALNGTWVAYMYPGYRGRQFVFQHGEYKHWNDWEAALPQIQSVRRVRDMQWHKKGCFTLPAMPAPPTAPSSS